A DNA window from Camelina sativa cultivar DH55 chromosome 17, Cs, whole genome shotgun sequence contains the following coding sequences:
- the LOC104757868 gene encoding 50S ribosomal protein L21, chloroplastic: MASSSATLSLCSAFASHCNVNNSRRSSTIMCSLSKPSLNLAKPVSGFLAPSTASTSRTASPVALKFAESVVEAEPETTDIEAVVVSDVSEVTEDKPKREEIFAVVMVGGRQYIVFPGRYLYTQRLKDANVDDQIVLNKVLLVGTKTHTYIGKPVVTNATVHAVVENQGLDDKVVVFKYKPKKKYRRNIGHRQPNTRIRITGITGYEGYPAAPNVAV, from the exons ATGGCGTCTTCTTCAGCCACGCTCTCTCTATGCTCAGCTTTCGCTTCTCATTGCAATGTCAACAACTCACGCCGTTCGAGCACTATCATGTGTTCTCTCTCTAAACCCTCGCTAAATTTGGCAAAACCTGTGTCTGGCTTTCTCGCTCCTTCCACTGCGTCGACGTCTCGAACCGCATCCCCCGTCGCTCTTAAATTCGCTGAATCAGTCGTCGAAGCAGAACCTGAGACTACCGATATCGAAGCTGTGGTCGTTTCCGATGTTTCGGAGGTTACTGAGGATAAACCTAAACGAGAAGAGATTTTCGCCGTTGTTATG GTTGGTGGACGCCAATACATAGTGTTTCCAGGGAGATATCTTTACACTCAGAGGCTGAAAGATGCAAATGTCGATGATCAG ATTGTTCTTAATAAAGTGTTGCTTGTTGGCACAAAGACACACACTTACATCGGCAAACCAGTTGTGACCAATGCCACTGTACATGCCGTAGTGGAAAATCAG GGTCTGGATGATAAGGTGGTTGTCTTCAAGTACAAGCCTAAGAAGAAGTACCGAAGAAATATTGGTCACCGGCAG CCAAATACAAGGATTAGAATCACAGGGATCACAGGGTATGAAGGGTATCCAGCGGCGCCCAATGTTGCGGTTTAA